AAAATAACCCATGAATCCAAATACTCTAAAAGCTACTTGAATCGTTTACTTTTTGGTTAAGTGGATTCAAATAAACGATTTGGCAATTTTAATCGTATATTCTTTTTTCATTTTAAAATACAAAAATTATGTCAGTAGTAAAAGTTATTGAAGTTATCTCATCATCAGACAAAGGAATTGAAGATGCTATGCAAAAAGCGGTGTCAGAAGTATCAAAAACTATCAGAAATATCGATTCAGTTTATGTTAAAGACATCAAGGCACATGTGAAAGATGGAAAAATAACCACTTACGGAGTCATATGTAAATTGTCTTTCAGAGTGGATACAGAAAGCTAATTTCTGATAACAAATCAAAACTCTTTCCAAAAAATATTGGATAGAGTTTTGGTTTATTTTGGATTTTCCGAATTCTACCTTTCATCTAATTGACTTTTAATATTGCAGAACTTCCTTCAAATGTCAGTTGTCCTTCATTCTTTATAATATGACCTATGTCTTCCAAAACTTTATCTCTGACTATTACATCTTTCAATGTCAGATTTCCATTATTTATAACTGATCTTATCTGGCCGCTTTGAGCACCGGTCAAACCTAATTTTTCAATAAATATCTCAATATTCTCTTCAATATGAAAAGCGGGCGAAGACTCCGGCGCTAAAATTCTAATTGCATCCGGATTTCTGGTTTTAAAATTCAGATTTTTGTTTAAAACAATCGGACCTTCAGTTAGAGATATAGCTTGTCCTATCAACAAAGGTGAGAATCTGATAGTATCACCTGCTACCGCACAATTAATTGCTGACCTCAGAGAGTAATCACCTGAGTTATTGGTATTTCGTACATATTTACAGCAAGACGGCGGCAAATTGAAGGCTTGCGTACCATCTGAACGGTTATTTGAGCTGCCTTGAACAGCACTAAACCCAAGACCCCTTTTTGCAAATGCTTCCCAAATCATACATTGATGAATACCTCCATAAAGTGCGAGATCTGCCTGTAATATTGCATCTCTTCCTGTTACAAAACCCGGAGAACAAGGTTGCAATTTTAATGCTTCCGTTACTAATGTCAATGCTATATTATTGCCACCTGTACCTCTGTAGATATCCGGATCAAAACCATATTCTGCAATGAGTGACCAGGTAAGTTCCCAAAGCATGGCACACCAAACTGAGCCGATACCATGTGGAATACTCGCTGTTTTAATGGCATCGTAGGTATGCGGATTTATTGACATGTTGGTGGTGTATGGATAAGGTCTGATTCCGTTTCCATTAGACGGCTGACTAATTACATAATTGCCAATTCCCCTTGGTGTGCTCCCGATATCACTTTCGTTCATAGTCAGCATTAATCCAAACCAGTCACTCCAGCCCTCACCCATTTGTTCCTGATTATTTAAACAACCTGCATTGCCTGCACCACCTGTTAATCTGATGGAGATTCCATGTCCATATTCATGTGTAATAATGCAATTATCATAATCACCATCAATTTGGATGCTTTGTGTTCCTGTCATAGAAACTGTTAAGCCCGGAATCTGCAATCTCAGGGTATTGCAGTTAGACTGGCTAATCATTACACAGGGTATCGTTACCTGATTGCCCACAGCGCCGGCCCCCATTGAAAATGGATCTCCGGCAACGTTATTACAAACGATCACAGCTATTGCTCCGGCATTTTGTGCGTTCAGACATTTGGCACCAAACTCGCATGAACCTCTATCTATTAATGCTATTTTACTATTTATCACAGCGCCATTTGTGAGTGCATTACATGCCAGAGTTGGATTACCGGTACCATCATTAGCTATGACCACATCACCGGATACAGAATAAGTCTGTGAACCAAAAGCCGCTTTGGAAGCACCATACGTTCCGGAGACAGATATAGGAGTATTTACCGTAAATGTAATTCCGGATCCCGGATTCCAGAGAAACATTTGCATTCTTGGATTATTTCCATCGGGTGGTGTAGCAAAATTTGCATTATTTGTACTTTCACCATCCAAAGCATCCGCCCTGACAAAATCATTTGCCAATCCACCGTTACCGTAGTTGTTTTGCTGAAAATTTCCCGCTGGTTCATCAAATCCATACTGATAAAAAACATCATGAATGACATTATTCCAATAAAAAAGGTTTGTAATAGCCGCATTCTGGCTGACGGCTGGTTGTTGTGTAAAATCAATCGGAAAGTCGAAAACCAAATCAGGACCGCCCTGCGCCATCGCCCCCAAGGTATTGTTGTTGCCATCAATGTCTTCCCTTGCTTCCACATTATTGCCTTTAGTAGTAGTATGTTCTGCACCTGTCACACCATTTGTATCATGCCATCCGTACGGAGAGGCAATACTATCCGCCGGATTAATGACTAAGACTCTACCGCCATGAGAAGGACTTTCGACACCTAAAGGATATACACGATAAGCATTACTGATTGTCTCAGACTCGGACTCTGTAACGTCATAAATGCCAGGCATTCTGAAATGTTTCAGAGCTTTATGAGAACAAATTTGATTGTTGTAGTCTGGATGACCAAAATCACAATTAAGATACAGATTTCTTCTTTCCAGAATATCTCCTGTCTCAGCATCTATAACAATTTGCCACCAGTTTGAAGCATCTGTTTCATGTATAAAAAACTCCCATGACAACTTCAATTGGTTTTCATTTATTGGAAAATATATCAATCTGGCAGGAATGTCTTCCGTTGAAATGCCGGACTTAGCGAAAACAGTTTGTTGGTCCTGTGTTTCCTTCTTTTCAATAGTCTGTATTGGTAAAGTATAGTTATAACCAAAGTCATTTGCTATTTTAAGTAAACATTCCAGCGAACTCAATAATGGTACTTCAGAATTTATCTTTGAAGAGAGATTCCGAATAAACTGGTCATTCAGTTGAGTCAAACTTCCATCAGATTTTTGATGAATACTAAGCACTCCGTCTCTGACTGTAATACCCTGATACCTTTGTTGAATGTAGGTATGAAGCAGTCCACTTCTTTTACTGGTGTGTTGATTTGATATTAAATAATCATCAAAGTCATCAGAATTATTAACAGATTTTAACTCTGACAAATGTAAAAGATATATTTCATTTAAGTCCTGCGCTTTTAAATTTAAGGTCTGAATAAAAATCAGAATATATAAATAACAGCTAAACTTTAAAAATCTGAAATTCAAATTCCAAACAGACAACATAATGATATATTTTTTACCGTTCGAATAAAAGCCTTTGACCTGCATTTTGTTTAAAAAAACCACTCGAATTATACACTTCTGTACCGTTTACGATAGTTTTGACTACTTTGCCTTTGAATTTTTTTCCGGTCAATGGAGACCAGCCGCATTTGTAATAGATATTGTCTTTGTTTACAGTCCATTCAAACTCAGTGTCTATAAACACTAAATCAGCAAAGTAACCTTCATCGATATATCCTCTGCCTTTTACCTTAAAGCATTCTGCAGGTGCATGACACATTTTTTCAACCAAAACTTCCATACTCAGAAATCCTTTCTGAACCATTTCCAGCATAATATTTAAACTGTGCTGTACTAATGGCAAACCGGAAGGTGCATCGATATACGGCTGCGACTTTTCATCAAATGTATGGGGTGCATGATCTGTTGCAATAATGTCAAGTCTTCCATCCAATAGTGCGGGCAGCAATTCTTTTTGATGCATTACATCTTTGATAGCCGGATTACATTTAATTAGATTTCCGGATTGTTCATAATCATCTGCATTGTAATACAAATGGTGTACACAGACCTCTGATGTTATTTTTTTGTCTCTTAAAAGAATATCATTTCTGAACAATGACAATTCATCTCTGGTAGAAATATGCAGAATATGTAATCTGGTATTAAATTTCTGTGCTAATTCAACTGCAAAAGAAGATGACAAAAAACAAGCTTCCGCATTCCTGATCAAAGGGTGATGCTTTGCCGAGAGTTTATTCCCGAAATCAGATTTGAACTGTTCCAGATTTCTCAGAACAGTGGCTTCGTCTTCACAATGAGTAGCAATCAGCATCGGACTTTCAGAAAAAAGACATTCCAATGTTTTTGGGCTGTCAACGAGCATGTTTCCTGTACTTGACCCCATAAAAACTTTTATGCCACACACATCCGCAGGATTGGTAATTAATACTTCTTCCAGATTATCATTGGACACACCCATGTAAAAAGAATAATTGCAATAGGAGCTCCGTGCGGCAATATCATATTTTTCCTGCAATAATTCCTGGGTCAGCGTCCCGGGTTTGGTATTAGGCATTTCCATAAAACTTGTAACTCCGCCAGCAATAGCTGCACGGGATTCAGTAGCAATATCCGCCTTGTGGGTTAGTCCGGGTTGTCTGAAATGTACCTGGTCATCTATAATTCCCGGAATTATGGTGTGTCCTCTTGCATCAATTATATCCGAATTTTGGGGTATTAAAATATTCGAACCAATTTTTTCTATCATTCCATCTTTTATAAAAATATCTCCATAAAAAGATTTCCCTCTATTGACTACGTAAGCATTTTTGATGAGTAATTGAGCCATTTGTTTAAATTTGGCATCAAATATATAAAATTTTCCTATTTTTGCACTCTAATTAAAAAATTGAACCGGTGGCCGGAAATATAAGTCAGAAAATTGGTGTTTTGGGTGGCGGTCAGTTAGGGAAAATGCTATATCAATCTGCATCACGTTTTGGAATTTCCATGTGCATAATGGACAAAGACAAAACATATCCTGCAGGAACAGTTTGCCCTTATTTTACGGAAGGTGATATCATATCTTATAAAGATGTGCTCGCTTTTGGTATGGACCAGGACATAGTGACTATTGAAATCGAAAATGTAAGTACAGATGCATTACATGAACTTCAGGCATTAGGAAAAAAAGTATTTCCGCAACCGGAAATATTGGATATTATTAAAGACAAAGGAAGACAAAAAGAATATTACAGAATAAATGGTTTTTCTACATCAGCATTCGAACTGTATAAAGATGCCTCCGATATTAAGAAAGCAGTCATTGATGGCGTGCTTCCCTACCCTTTTGTTCAAAAGTCACGGACTGAAGGATATGACGGTCGGGGCGTACAAATAGTCAGAAATGAAAATGACCTTGAAAATTTATTAGACACCGCTTCAGTTGTTGAAAATCTTGTGCAATTTAAAAAAGAAATAGCAGTTATTGTAGCAAGAAATACGTCAGGTGAAGTCGCAGCTTTTCCGGTTGTTGATATGGATTTTCATCCAACAGCCAACCTGGTAGAATTCCTGATATGTCCGTCTGATCTGGATAAAACCATACAGGAATCAGCTCAGAATCTGGCAAAAACTCTTGCAGAATCACTTGGTATTGTGGGATTATTGGCTGTAGAAATGTTTGTAGATACTAATGATAAATTGTTAATAAATGAAATTGCCCCCCGTCCCCACAATAGCGGTCATCATACAATTGATGCATGTGTAACTTCTCAATACGAACAACACATAAGATCAATTCTTGACCTGCCACTTGGTGATACTTCATTAACCCAATCAGCCGTCATGATTAATTTATTAGGCGAACCGCATTACTCAGGTAATGTAAAATATGAGGGATTGGAAGAAATTCTGAAATTATCGGGTGTTTATCCGCATTTGTACGGTAAAAAAGAAACAAGACCTTTCAGAAAAATGGGTCATGTAACCATCACGGACACAGATCTGAAATCCGCTATGAATAAAGCCAGATTTGTAAAACAAACACTCAAAGTAATATCATGAATGCAGCCATAGTAAGTATTATCATGGGTTCTGATTCGGATTTGCCCGTTATGCAGCATGCTGCTGATATTCTGACACATTTTGACATTTCTTTTGAACTGACTATTGTCTCAGCACACCGAACACCGGAAAGAATGTTTGAATTTGCAAAAAATGCTCATTTTCGTGGAATAAAAGTAATCATTGCAGGAGCAGGAGGTGCAGCACATCTTCCGGGAATGGTAGCATCCATTTCGCCGTTACCGGTAATAGGAGTACCTGTAAAATCATCCAACTCCATCGATGGATGGGATTCCATTTTATCAATTCTTCAAATGCCAAATGGAATACCTGTTGCGACTGTGGCATTAAACGGAGCAAAAAATGCAGGAATTCTTGCTGCTTCTATTTTGAGCACGAGTTCTCCTGAATTGTTACAAAAGATTATCGATTATAAAGAATCTCTTAAAAATGAAGTATTGGAAAAAGCTGAAAAACTAAATAGAAGGTAATGAGTAAAAAAGAGCAGAGTATGTTATTAAACACTTTAAAACATAAATGTCCCAGATGTCAGGAAGGAGATTTATTCATCAAACCCTTCAAATTTTCTGATCCTGTCGCTATGCCGGACCACTGTCCTGAATGTGGCCAATCCTATATGCCTGAACCGGGATTTTATTACGGATCTATGTTTTTATCATACATTGTAACAGGATTTTTCTTTTTAGGTATAGTCGGAGTATGTATAATATTTCTGCACATGAGCGTAAATCAGGCAATGGGCGTCTTGTTGATTGTAGCTGCATTGACATATTTTTTCTTTTTAAGAATGTCTAGATCATTATGGATCAACCTGATGGTACGATATGATCCCAAATCAAAGGAACAATATAAAATGCTCCATAAATCAAACCATTGATTATTACTTTATTCAAACTAAAAACTTGAAAAACAGATTCAACAGGCTTACTTCCAAAGAATGGCTTCCATTCCAAAAATCATGGTTCAGATATAGTACAAATGATAATCTATACAGAGAAAATATCCGATTTTTCTGTAAAGCTGAAAAGTCGGATAGTGTAGCTTTTTATTATGGGAATGATCCGCAACTGATGTCAGACATTTGTAATCAGAATGATGTCATTTTCCATTATTCAGAAAATGTTTTAGAAAATTCCGTTGAATTTGCCTTCCTGGATCTGCGACATGAAGTAAATAGAACAACTTCACAATCTGCTTACATTGAAACAAAAGATAGAATACTTTCACTTTGTAAGGAATTGTTTGATAAGTTGGAAAATCGTCGTTTTTTAACCGTATTAATTCCAAACGTTCAAAAAGAGAATGGTTATTTCCCTTTTGCATGGGATTTGGCGCAAAATATAGCTTCTGTTTTCACATTGAAAGACGAAAAAATTGCTTGTGTGGAAGAATCGGATGGTTCCTTAAGTCAGTCATTATTTCGTCCTGAGAAAAATACTTTTTATTGTTTGTATTTTCGAAAAGATGAAAATTCATCCGGGAATATGGAAACTGAAATTTCCGATTATTTTTACAAC
The genomic region above belongs to Saprospiraceae bacterium and contains:
- a CDS encoding dodecin domain-containing protein, with amino-acid sequence MSVVKVIEVISSSDKGIEDAMQKAVSEVSKTIRNIDSVYVKDIKAHVKDGKITTYGVICKLSFRVDTES
- a CDS encoding T9SS-dependent M36 family metallopeptidase; this translates as MQVKGFYSNGKKYIIMLSVWNLNFRFLKFSCYLYILIFIQTLNLKAQDLNEIYLLHLSELKSVNNSDDFDDYLISNQHTSKRSGLLHTYIQQRYQGITVRDGVLSIHQKSDGSLTQLNDQFIRNLSSKINSEVPLLSSLECLLKIANDFGYNYTLPIQTIEKKETQDQQTVFAKSGISTEDIPARLIYFPINENQLKLSWEFFIHETDASNWWQIVIDAETGDILERRNLYLNCDFGHPDYNNQICSHKALKHFRMPGIYDVTESESETISNAYRVYPLGVESPSHGGRVLVINPADSIASPYGWHDTNGVTGAEHTTTKGNNVEAREDIDGNNNTLGAMAQGGPDLVFDFPIDFTQQPAVSQNAAITNLFYWNNVIHDVFYQYGFDEPAGNFQQNNYGNGGLANDFVRADALDGESTNNANFATPPDGNNPRMQMFLWNPGSGITFTVNTPISVSGTYGASKAAFGSQTYSVSGDVVIANDGTGNPTLACNALTNGAVINSKIALIDRGSCEFGAKCLNAQNAGAIAVIVCNNVAGDPFSMGAGAVGNQVTIPCVMISQSNCNTLRLQIPGLTVSMTGTQSIQIDGDYDNCIITHEYGHGISIRLTGGAGNAGCLNNQEQMGEGWSDWFGLMLTMNESDIGSTPRGIGNYVISQPSNGNGIRPYPYTTNMSINPHTYDAIKTASIPHGIGSVWCAMLWELTWSLIAEYGFDPDIYRGTGGNNIALTLVTEALKLQPCSPGFVTGRDAILQADLALYGGIHQCMIWEAFAKRGLGFSAVQGSSNNRSDGTQAFNLPPSCCKYVRNTNNSGDYSLRSAINCAVAGDTIRFSPLLIGQAISLTEGPIVLNKNLNFKTRNPDAIRILAPESSPAFHIEENIEIFIEKLGLTGAQSGQIRSVINNGNLTLKDVIVRDKVLEDIGHIIKNEGQLTFEGSSAILKVN
- a CDS encoding dihydroorotase, whose translation is MAQLLIKNAYVVNRGKSFYGDIFIKDGMIEKIGSNILIPQNSDIIDARGHTIIPGIIDDQVHFRQPGLTHKADIATESRAAIAGGVTSFMEMPNTKPGTLTQELLQEKYDIAARSSYCNYSFYMGVSNDNLEEVLITNPADVCGIKVFMGSSTGNMLVDSPKTLECLFSESPMLIATHCEDEATVLRNLEQFKSDFGNKLSAKHHPLIRNAEACFLSSSFAVELAQKFNTRLHILHISTRDELSLFRNDILLRDKKITSEVCVHHLYYNADDYEQSGNLIKCNPAIKDVMHQKELLPALLDGRLDIIATDHAPHTFDEKSQPYIDAPSGLPLVQHSLNIMLEMVQKGFLSMEVLVEKMCHAPAECFKVKGRGYIDEGYFADLVFIDTEFEWTVNKDNIYYKCGWSPLTGKKFKGKVVKTIVNGTEVYNSSGFFKQNAGQRLLFER
- a CDS encoding 5-(carboxyamino)imidazole ribonucleotide synthase, which encodes MAGNISQKIGVLGGGQLGKMLYQSASRFGISMCIMDKDKTYPAGTVCPYFTEGDIISYKDVLAFGMDQDIVTIEIENVSTDALHELQALGKKVFPQPEILDIIKDKGRQKEYYRINGFSTSAFELYKDASDIKKAVIDGVLPYPFVQKSRTEGYDGRGVQIVRNENDLENLLDTASVVENLVQFKKEIAVIVARNTSGEVAAFPVVDMDFHPTANLVEFLICPSDLDKTIQESAQNLAKTLAESLGIVGLLAVEMFVDTNDKLLINEIAPRPHNSGHHTIDACVTSQYEQHIRSILDLPLGDTSLTQSAVMINLLGEPHYSGNVKYEGLEEILKLSGVYPHLYGKKETRPFRKMGHVTITDTDLKSAMNKARFVKQTLKVIS
- the purE gene encoding 5-(carboxyamino)imidazole ribonucleotide mutase, producing MNAAIVSIIMGSDSDLPVMQHAADILTHFDISFELTIVSAHRTPERMFEFAKNAHFRGIKVIIAGAGGAAHLPGMVASISPLPVIGVPVKSSNSIDGWDSILSILQMPNGIPVATVALNGAKNAGILAASILSTSSPELLQKIIDYKESLKNEVLEKAEKLNRR
- a CDS encoding DUF983 domain-containing protein, with the protein product MSKKEQSMLLNTLKHKCPRCQEGDLFIKPFKFSDPVAMPDHCPECGQSYMPEPGFYYGSMFLSYIVTGFFFLGIVGVCIIFLHMSVNQAMGVLLIVAALTYFFFLRMSRSLWINLMVRYDPKSKEQYKMLHKSNH